AACTCACTTCCTCATGTGCAATAAagtgaatgggtcggcgacgcttcCTAAAAACGTTGCAATTTGATTGACCACCGAGAGATGTGCCTGCGCTCGAGGTTCAAGGCGTGACACCTATTCTTGAGAAGCTAAAAATATAGGTGATGGGTTCACAATTACACTAAATCTTTAGACTGTTTCCGGTCAATGGATCATAGAGTAGATATTAATGATCTTATTGAAACTAGTGTGTCCTTAGCTTCATCAATGAGCCACAAGATTAATTCAAAGGCCACAATTCAAACTAGGGTAGGTATATAAGCATTTTTCACTCCAAAATTTGGGCGGATTGGCCATTTTGAGAGAACTCTCTTGTGGCTCATTGATGAGCATTTCTCCTCTTGCCCTGCCATCTTCGGCCAATCGCCggctattctctctctccctccctccctccctccctccctcttcagCTATTTATTTGTGCATGACCATCTTCATAGTGCCCCAATGCTACTTGCAAGTGGCAACCATAAGATTTTCAATAGTTTTGAAACATTAAAAGTTATTAATTTTGTAATAGTTTTTTACTGTTATCAATTTGCAATGACTTTTGTCTACCATTAATATAAACTGGTTTTGTATCATTATATAACAATCATATAATGGCTATTTAACTGTTATGAAATGACTTTATAATGGTTTTTAAcgtttgatttatttctttataaACCTTTCATTATGTTACAATGaattttgtaatgtttttcaaacagctttctttatttttcttttacatataAATTATTACTCCTAACATAATTGGAAAATGATATTGATATATCAAAACCAAAATATccttatttccctttttctatcttgttacatattttctttttcttgttgggTTATAAACATAACGTTATTCCTGACCCTTTTAACATTCAGTGTGGAGTATAAAAGAAAGTCTATTGTATTTTGGGAGGATAGTTGCTAAAACCTTGCGAACCGAGTTTTATACTCCGAGCGGCGAAATTATCCTTATAGATAGTGCTTACGCTcctcaaataattgattttattttattttcttctcccaTAGATTCTATTAATTTCCTACTTTTCATATTATCTAATATTTTCCAACGACATGCTAGAGGATTGCTGGAGCTCCCTGATTTGAGCCAATTTCTGATGGGCTGCCCGCAGAGTTCCAGCGGCTGTTCTGGCCATCGGCAATGTCTGTGACCAGTTAGTTTGTTCTATCCTCGAAGTGGTGGTGGCGCGACCAACCAAAATGTCACTGCATCTCTctcaactcgatcatttgcttCAGTTGTTCGTTCAAGCTCTTAATGTGAATTTTTACGTAGTTTCTTTGTGTTGTGATCTCAGTGATAGCCGAGCTATCTTTTGGCATTCCATGAAGTCCTTGAAGTATATATGAAGGCAAGATCACTCGGTTGAGTGTCAAGGCATCGCAAAGAAGGCTCGTTCATCAACAAATTTAGTCTAGGATTGTGGAGGTTGGATGATGAGGCCGATTAATTTTGGAGTAATGATGGCCATTGCTGCTAATATGTTGCCGTTGCAGGATTTACAATGATGATGGAGTGGCATGTATTGTGTAGAAATTGTTTGCGAATGGCTTGTTGATCGACTGATGATTGCTGGCATGTTCTGCACAATTGTAACTCACTGAGTCTGTAGGCTTCATGTAAGGATTCGAGAATGAAAATATCGAAATCTCGAAAAGGGTTTACCTGGAGAACCAAAATAAACATCCTAAGCTTTGAAACAATAGGTCATACGTCAAAATCAGAGTTCATTTGCTATGTCAAAATCAGCCCGTAATCTGAAGTCAGAATTTGGAAAAatggggtaagtacactatcagtgctaaaagttgtgtacggcgctcactttggtgccaaaattttattttggatcacttaagtgccaacaaatttgaaaaacgatcattttagtaCCAACGCCGATCAAATTGGTTGGAAATCCaacgtggcacttttttattaatttttgaagttgatgtggctcgtcggagagtaTAGTCaacatttaaacaacaaaacgacgccgtttgttGTCTTtccccccaattcaaaaccctaaatccccaaattgagagagagaaggcgttgtcttcttccccgaagaagaGCACCAGCAACACCAACAGCACACCAGCACAACACTAGTAgttttccagaaaagaaaccaagcgctcgcctccgccctcccccagtagttttccctcattttcaatcatcttgtcaacctttcaaatccccCGAATCTCAGCCCCACCACCGCCCTTTTCCCAAGGAATATCGTCGGGTACAGAGGAAGCGTGAGCTCTCCGGAAGCACGAGCGATTCGGCCAATGGTAGCCACGAAGATCTGGAATGCCATGGAGGTCGCTGGTGAAGCCAGCTGTGACGACAGCGGCGGCGGCCATGGCCTCGCCATCCCCTTCTCCGCCCTCGTCATCAacacctccctctccctctccctcaggattttttgttcttttttgtttttgtttttcttttgtcttgctgtggcgagcaactacaatggaggccgagcgacggtggctgaGGGACGGCGGCCGAGTGATGGTGGCCGAGCAACGGcagacaaaaaaaccctaatttcaatccccaaattaaaaaaaaaaaaatccccaaataaGTTgtgcggcgtcgtttttgtgaggtcATCCACTTAGGATggaaaaacgacgttgttttcttAAGGAAGACGGAAAACGACGAAGTTTAAAAgccatttcaatttatttttttttaaatataaaagccacgtgatcattttggccggaatctctcGCCGATGGCACAAAAATGATCGTTTGTTCCTCCGAtttagtacttaagtgatctgatttagtacttaagtgatccgccGGAATCTCATTTTGCTGATTTGTAGCTTGTGGGATGCTTTGAATATGAGTTTCTAAtattatttcatcactttcaggTTCTGggtttatttttccattaaagatCTTCCGAAAGGGATTGTTTTCCTCGCTTCTACCTTGCTCCATCTACAGAATTTCCCCACTTTGTTTTCTTCTAACTGTAATTGTTCACAAGGGATAATCTTACGGTATGTCGCAGGAGTAGCAAAAGTGTGGGAGTCTTTCAAATTTAAAGTCCacccaaattttcttattatcCAAGTTAATAATGGTCCCAGACCTCAAGGGTTTAGATAGATCTAGATGTACCCTTACTTTGCCCACATTTGCCTAACCAAGTCCTTTGGATTCCAGCTTCATTTCCTACACTTTTCCTATTCTCGTGGCTATATATGTGGCTATTTCTTCAGTGATTGGACCTTTGGGCAGCCCCAGAATGTGTACCTAAAAGTCAAGTTGTGTAAATACATAACAATGGTCAGGTGTATCGGGACCATATTGTTTTAGAATTaaaagattgttggagaaagaCCAAGGGCCTGAAGTTAATACTCTATGTTTTTCCACTACAAAATGTGAAGGTAAAGGAGAACAGCCTTGGTCCTATCGTATCACACGCGACCGATTTCGATTTCCACACCCATTTCATTGTAGTGAAGAAAGCCCGTTGATTCACATACAGTTTCATTATAAGGGTTAACTcacattcccttttctttttttctttttcttttttctcgcaAGAGCATCCCTCCTAATGGGAACCACATCTTCCTCAGACATAACTCCCCCAAACTCCTACAAAGGGCTGCCAACCTcctttcttattctcttccttcaTTCATGGCTATGCCATCAACAAATTCTCGAAATACCTGGGTTTTGGTTGTTCCTTTGGGCCACCGAGATTCTTGAATCCAACATTTTCTAGGTGTCAGTGCCTTCGTCTTGTACGATGAGGGCTTTGGAGTTTGTAGCTTCTGGAAATCGAGAGTTCGTTGGGTAGATTTCTAGCAAATACCGGGGTGCGGCCACTTTACCATCCTCAAAGAAGGGACCTCCAAACTACAAAACTCTGGGATTGAGGGAAACTTTGAACTAAAATCTGCGAGATTACATTATGCAATAATAGAATAGTGATTTCATTTTTGGGTTTCTAGGTTTTTGTATCTAAGAGAAGTGGTTCTTCATTTTCGAAAGAGAAAGGTTTGGTTTCTGTGTTATGGGTGTAAAGTGGGAGGAAGCGATGGGAATTGATTTAGGGTTTGTTTGGGCGTACCATCACTATTGGTATAGGGGTTAGCTCACCTGGGTGAGAGAGGTTCTCCCCTTGCACTCCTTGCGAGAGAGAGGTTCTCATGACGCCGTCTTGAGCATACTTCAGTCTCTTCATTATGCGATCCTTTTATCGAAGAGGTTAGATATCCAAAACACAAACATGTATGCATGAATGGAATGTGTGCATGATATGTGTTGCAACCTACCCCTCGGTATGGAGGGAAATACGTTTAGGGATATTGCCAATTTCAGGCCGATAACATTTCATTGACTCAGACTCTTAACCCATACCTCGCAAGACATCAAGCattcaaattttaaacaattaatcttgtatgaatttcaattaaggagtcgccactaaccttTTTGATCGGCTAGAAATCGAATAAGATACGAGAGGATATCTTACTTTTTACGCAATCAGAAAATTTATTGttaaggacttgattatactaattaatttACTAGTGCCCTTTTGCTACCTAATATCGTTTATTTTAGAAAGTTTTGTTAGACAATTTGGTATGATTTGaaacttatccactaacatgcaagatgaccatgcaggtgcacaatcagtaaaatgacaatcaacaactaaaatgacattatATAAACTATAGTGGGAGAGCAAAAACCTAACGTTATTAAATTAAGAATATGCCATCCATACTAAGCCAAAGGAAAACATAGTTAACCTAAGGAAAGTACACAATCGAGGTCATTCATTTTTAAGGATTATGAAACGTTATGGAAGAGCCCTAAGGGCTTGTCCAATTTtagattcttttaaaaaaaaaaaaatccaatttttcttaattttctagaatattctgaattttttcaattttttacagttttttattattttaaatattttataaataattttatttcattttttatttttaatgctttttctgatattttaaatgattatttaatttttgtatttttgtatttttgaatattctgacctttttattgatttgataCTTTTTCgagtttaaaatattttattaatttttaagagGATTTTCtaggtttttattatttttatgtttttatattaaattaaaatatcttattaatttttatggattttctaagtttttattattttatgattctttataatttaaaaatattttcttaattttttaaatatttttattttttattattatattcgggaAGAGGGTTTGGACCGGTTTACTCGATCTGAGTCGTTGACCCGAATCGGATTAAAAcctatttttttatgtttatttaatatttctgattttttatttttctttcttttttcttttctcttttgtctttttctccacatcttcttcctcagcccATCCTCTTCCCCCAGAAGCACTTTCTTTCTCTGCAAGCcatctgcttcttctttttttcttttcgaaccaGTATAACCGAAACCACCAATGGATGCCGATGCTTACACTGCCACATACCGCCGTCGGATCGCACCACCAACTGCCGGCTATGTAAACCGATCAGCATCTGGCTCTTCCGGCCACTCACTCCGGCGAtcacaaacaacaacaacaacaacaaatcaAATAGAAGCTAATGCTGGTAAAATCTAGCATTTATAGCGATCAAACAGTCATAAAACGTGCTCAGAATGAAGAGTAATGCTGACTTGAACAGCCTAGAACCGTGATAGTTGCTGGCGCCGGAATTTTGGCTTTGGCAAGGGGAAGGATCTGTGAGCGACCGACTCAGACACGAATTTTTTCCACCAAATCACGTATGAACACAGAGAGAACACTAAACGCAGACATGATTCGACTAATACAGTGACAAACACGAATCGATCTTGAGTTTAATAGCGAACTAACATTCGGTCTTCAGGCATTTTATCGAACATATGATATGCAGCATCGAAAACGTGGACATTCGGGATGGACCATTTAGCAACAAATAAGCACCATTTTACACAAAAACTTCTCGCAACTTCATCGCACATCTTTCACGCTCTGTTTCGGTCAAAACAGGGCAAATGCGGAACATCGGGGGCGAGGGACCTACCTGATCGGCTTCAGAGACGTCGACGGGAAGGTCGTTGGGCGGACCATAGCTGCTGCAGATTCGCTTCAGGCGTTTGGACTACTCCCTTCCTCGGATGGccttttcttggtcttcaacTCCCTCTCTAGAGCCAGCCGCTCTCCAGTTTCAGATGAAGAGAACTGGCTTTGATTAGATTATGAAGAGCTTTTGCCCTGCCACCTTTGAAAGTAATATGTCAAAGTAAAGTTGAGATTGCGGCAAGGAGACTATGGGAGTTCTCTCTGAGGAACTTGTTACTAATCCAATATACACAAGGCAAAATAATCTAGGAATTCCTGTCGAAATTCGTTATACAAAATTCCGGGGCAGGTTGCATAACAGAACGGATTAAAGAAATTCGCAATCTCGCCTAAGGCAATACTCAATGCGGACAAGCTATCCATGAAAAACAATGTTAATGATTTCTGAATGTGGAAAATGCAAACGCAAATCCGTGCAATGTGGATATTTTTTGACAgattcaaataatgattttaTGTGAAGTGCAAGACATACTTTTGGGTGAAAACATTTAGTGAGGTGTTCAAATGAATTGAAAGTTGGGTGTGGGATCAGTTGGTCTCTTAACTCACCTTCAACACCAACCATCTCTTTTTACCATTCTTCTGTCTGATTGGATGTCAATTCATTTCATAGGGGTCCGTATTTATACGACGTCTGGAAAAAGGACATAAAGTCGCTTGGGTGCAACTACGTTAGACCCTACAATCAATGGTACAGAGGGTCATAACGCAAGATGTAAAATCTTCAATCACCTATCAATCTACCTAAAAGTCAATGGCTAGCTCTGCTCCACAAGACAGTAACGGGCGATTTCATAGCTGATCGTGTGAGAGGGAAGAGGGGGGTGTCATTGGCACCAAAGTGGAAACAGAaacgtgcgagagagagagagagagagagagagagaggcaaggAAAAAGGCAATGtcaaattcaagaagaagccAAAGTATTGAGAGGATGTGGGTGCCTATTTTGGCCGTGCTATTGTCTGCCTCAGCTGCTTCACCTCAATACATAGTGCAGACACTTCCTGGGTTTCCTGGTAGACTTCCTTTTAAGCTTGAAACCGGGTCAGTTTGGATTCTTTcatgccatctctctctcttccccttcccCTGCCGCAGCgggttgcaaaaaaaaaaaaaaagaagccatcCTTCACTTAATGCAATTTTGCAACAATTCTTATTTGGCCGCGACGGAAATGAGCCACTTTACAACAGCCCACAAACGGAGGGCACGGTGTCCCTGTGGCACCATAGATGACATATGTGATTGATTTCTAATAAGTTGATGCTCTTCTTTTCATGGGTACCggttgggagaattaccaaaaaagtcataaacctattataattgtgtcaatttagtcataagctttttttttttttttggccaatttagtcgtaaaccttttacaattgtgctagTTTAGttcatccagccaaaattggttggtCGGCATTAACATGGACACCGGCCGTTCGGTGAaagctgacatggcaatttttttttcctaccttctccttcctctggctGGCGAGGCcggcaaggtcggcctcgccaaatctggtgGGGCCTCGCTTAGCGATGGCAAGGCTAGCCTTGCCATTGGCCCGCGAGGCTGATTTACCAGCTCTCATCTCTGGCGAGCGCCGGCTGGCTAGTGGAAGGAGAAGgtagaaaaaaaatccaaaattcaaaaatacttaaaaattcaaaaataaaaataaaaataaaaattatttaaaaattgtcatgttagCTTTCAGGACGGCCTGGCCTCCACGTCAAAGACTGactggtcaattttggccggatagACTACATTGGTagaattgcaaaaagtttaggactaaattaacaaaaaaaaattatcactgaattggcacaattgtaataagtttaggactttttagtaattttcccctATAGATGCAACGAGAATGGTTGAGGGAGAACTTTTCAATGGATTACTTAAGTATTATAACTTCTAAATCACCACAGGCAACGGAAATCCAATGCGACATGGCATTTGtgtgaattttttaaaagtcatTGCGCTCAAGTGAAACtctttttaaaagttatggcattcaAGTGATCGATTGAAAAGTTGTGACACGCACTTAAagggataattgtccaaaaattccttAACCTATTGCATCACAGTCATTTCATATATAAACCATTTCAATTACAATAAtctagttataaaccttttgatgatttattaatttagttctaaaactttatttttatgttaatatagtcttaaactttttgaagatttggtaACTTAGTCATACACCTGTTATTTGGATATTTAGCTAGAACGACTACACTGGCagatcatcaaaatgtttaagattaaattggcaaatcataaaaaaattgaggactaaattgttaaaattgaaaggtttagaatttaattggtttatgtacaataaatttaaaatgttttggaCAACTTTCCTGCACTCAAATAAGTGCCATAGAAAAGCTATGGCATTTATGGCGTTTGTATTCCGATTAAATGGTGTATATTATATTGGACTTATGACTTGAGGAATTGCTTCACTCTTGAAACTGGGTGATTATTAATGTGACTACAAACAAGTGATTTTGGTTTCGAAATGCAGGGATCTTAATTGGGTATCTTGGTTGATGCAGGTACATAAGTGTTGGTGAGGTCGAGTTCTTCTATTACTTTGTGCAATCTACTGGGAATCCTGGAGCTGACCCTCTTATACTTTTCATGAATGGAGGTCCTGGGTGTTCAGGGTTGAATGCCTTCTTGTACCAGATTGgtcagtttcttcttcttcttcttcattattcCTCCTATTGTATTGTCATTGTTTCGTTACGACGCTGCAAATATCTTCAATTGTGAATATACAGTATTTTGATGTAAGCGATATGCAGGTCCACTTAAATTCAATATTACTGATTACATTGGGGGTCTCCCATCATTACTCTATGAGCCAAATGCCTGGACTAAGGTAAAGTGAGAAGTCATAAATTTGCCCTTgattttggatcatttaagaGATTACTGAACTTTGATTCCATTTTTAAATATTGTTGTTCTATTGAGTTCTTACTGACTTTTTTACACCTAAAATAATCAGACAGCCAATATTATATTCATAGACGCACCGGTAGGAGCAGGTTTCTCCTATGCGATGACTACATCAGCATACAATTCCTCAGACTCATTGAATGTTGCACAAATGCAAACCTTCTTAAGAAATGTAAGTGAAAATTTTAACGGATCACGATGGTTgtatcattatatatatatatatatatatatatatatatatatatatatatatatatatatatatataaattgggTATAAAATGAATGCTAATTTATATATGTGATTCAGTGGTTGGCGGTTCATCCAAGTTTCGAGACCAATCCAGTGTTTGTTGGTAGTGATTCTTATGCTGGTATATATCCTCCCATGGTTGCTACAGCAATTCTACGAGGTAATGAATTCTTTTCTATAAACCCGATTGAATGGAATTAACATAGACATTTTCGCCTTTCCACATCTATTGATGGAATTTGAAGGaaacattcttcttttcttttttttcactttctttgttAAAAATTTGCAGGGAATGAAGCTGGAGTTAAACCATATGTTCATCTTAAGGTATGAAAAAGCTCGCTCCTCAtcttattttttccctttttaaattTGACTTAAACTGTATCTTATGTTAATGTACTGTTCTTCTCTTTGCCGAATCATTTTCAGGGAATAATACTATCATGTCCTCACACGGACACCAATCTCGAAGCAAACGCAAGAATTCCGTTTGCTCATAGGTTGGCCCTCATTTCAAATGCACTTTATCAGGTAACTGAATCACAAATCATGTGTGAACTCAGTGACACAACACCAGTTGAGCATGTGTGAGTCATGGGTATGATCAAATTATATCCTTCATTATCAGgctttagaaaaaaattgtggTGGGAATTTTGTGGATTCGACAAACGCGAACTGCAGTGAGGATTTGACAGCGTACAATGAGGTTAGAGAATGTGCATTCTTAATGGATACATATGAAGTAGACGAGTTATTCTTTTCTCTCCAACTCTTTTCtggtttgaaatttatttatcatacAGTCTGAGCAGCGATGTTTTGTTTGTTCTGTCTTATTTCCAGCTAATTGAATTGATCAGCGAAACAAATGTTCTTGACCCTGTTTGCACTTTCATTTCAGCAAAACCGAAAGAAGCTTTCAAAATAGCAATATCAAACCAAGAGAAGCACGGGAGGTCCCTCCAAGATATCACCAAGGATCATCTCATTTCATTACCGAGACTTCGCGAT
This Eucalyptus grandis isolate ANBG69807.140 chromosome 7, ASM1654582v1, whole genome shotgun sequence DNA region includes the following protein-coding sequences:
- the LOC104453010 gene encoding serine carboxypeptidase-like 18; this translates as MSNSRRSQSIERMWVPILAVLLSASAASPQYIVQTLPGFPGRLPFKLETGYISVGEVEFFYYFVQSTGNPGADPLILFMNGGPGCSGLNAFLYQIGPLKFNITDYIGGLPSLLYEPNAWTKTANIIFIDAPVGAGFSYAMTTSAYNSSDSLNVAQMQTFLRNWLAVHPSFETNPVFVGSDSYAGIYPPMVATAILRGNEAGVKPYVHLKGIILSCPHTDTNLEANARIPFAHRLALISNALYQALEKNCGGNFVDSTNANCSEDLTAYNELIELISETNVLDPVCTFISAKPKEAFKIAISNQEKHGRSLQDITKDHLISLPRLRDHQCSYFEYLLSDIWGNYPGVQEALHVRPGTVSEFFRCNISLAYTEDVTSVLDYHKNLTNLGMQVLVFGGDHDMFTPHNGLEEWIKWLDLTVDIDWRPWYVDGQVAGYTRSYEHSGYRLTYATIKGAGHSPTESKRRECYKMFNRWIHYHPL